The Capsicum annuum cultivar UCD-10X-F1 chromosome 1, UCD10Xv1.1, whole genome shotgun sequence sequence acttgatgatcttgaatATACATGTTCCTTttttgttctacttgtatgtgatagtGTGTACATTTGTGTCCCTATCTGGTGTGTTAttgtattatatgtggatattatagaacAGTTAGTGCAAACGGTATGGgttaccgttgtgggacattttctaattgcaggtgacgtgcccttagtatgttttttgtatggtttattttctactttgctcgatcggcctatgatacctactgagtacaagtggaccatactcacgcCCACTGCACTTTTTTGGTGTAGGTACAAGTTCGAGTGCTCCCCATCTTGGTTGATTCAGGCGAAATTTTgtgctttcaaggtagtggttgacttTTAGGCGTCCCGAtgtattctactacctttcttataGAATATGTCCTTACTTTTTATTTTCGAGACAGAGCttctcttgtatttggatatgttatatatttcttTTGGATTCGAGTTATACTAGATACATTCTTATATTGTTGACATCGAGTTTTGGAATTatggttgtattgttgattttgaACCCTTCCGTATTTATCATACTTACGTGGTTcaacttcgttctagaagccatACTttggggtatttctgtcttttctcctttgtgtatcagtttgggtgataggcttactcgtTAAGGTTCACCGCGTCCCTTGAATtttcgggtcgtgacataaagCAACTAATGTCAGGTCTTGGCCAAACTTCGCTGGGGTAATGAAGTCGGGGGTTATGCAAGACATAGAATATGATTTTGTTCCAGATTATTGTTTTGCTTGTAATCATCAGGGGCGTATTGAAGACGAGTGCTTGAttggaaagaaaagaaatgtcGATGACAATAGAGCTAACCTGTTGACTTTGGGGTCTTCTAGCATCTCCAGTGACTATAGTAAGCTGAACACTACAGAACATCACAAAGGGAACAACAATTATGCCAACTTACCGATGAAGGAGAAGAGGGATATGAATCTTTCCTTCAACCACAAAACCAAATGCTCTGGATATCAGGTTGCAAGGAAGCAAAGACACTCTATAGTGAATAGGCAAAGAATCCAAAAGGGTGTACGAGCTAACTTGAGTTGGAAAACCAAGATGAAGTGGATGGCTAGTCTAGCCACCCACCGATATGGATCTTCTAAAGAAGCTAGATAAAGCCAACGAGGAGGTGCAAAAGCagtttttttccaaatctctagCTGCTCTATAAACAACGATCAAGAAAGGGAACAACAGCTGAACATGAAAGTGCACCAGATATCTTTCTTACCTAACTTGAATAGTCATCCGGTTACTACTATGTGCTCCTTTCAACAACTTGAATTGATGGATGAGCCTTGTTCTTCCAATGGAAATGAAACAGCGGACCGCAAAGATAAAACCCCTAGCATTGAGAGAGACAAAGACCGACTGACTGGACAACTTACTCTTCCTAGCACAACGCGTTCTTGTCAACAACTAACGGGTGAACTTTGTCTATCTACTGATAATATAGCAGTGGCTATCAAGACTAAAACTCCTAGCAAGTTGGAATCTGTAGAAACTCGGAAGCAAAATGAGAAACAAACACTTCCTAATACAGCAGGGGTACAATGGAAGAGATTTTTCTGTTTGCACTTGCACTTCGCGTTAAAGACAGCAAAACATGTTAAACAATAAACGTTTATCATAAAAATATCACTTACATAAACCTCACATAAAGTTGTGCAAGCGAACATCTATACTAATGTCAAAAAAAAGCTGCAAGTTTAATTAAACCTTATactaaaaatagttataataagacATGTCCAAACTTTAGCCTAGCTAACAAAACAGTTACAAAAACTACGCTAATTCCAATTTAATTTGCCTCATATCATCAAAAGCTTCAAGTGCAGGAGGAACCACAACAAGTGCCAACCATCGATTTGAGTCCTTCCGAAAATACCATAACTGGATCATCATGTTAACCTTCAGCTTATTTCTCGTGTACACTGACTTCCAGTCATTCAACAACAAATAGTTAAAACTTGAATTCATCAGCCACTTCGCCAAATGTATGCTACGTTTTTCAAGTGATggcttaatcaaattgaacttcaGAAATCGAAACCCCTagttcttgaatcttgttcttgaaCTTCATTGGTAGAATAGCTTGTGAGAGTCTTTTCGCGTTTTTGTTATGAACGACTCTCTTCCTTTTTTCGCTATGAATCATTTTTTGATCAACTATGTAACTCAACTTTCTTTTGCTTCTCTTACGTCTAGAAATAAGATAATAATCTAAGTCTTTAATAGcatccaaaacaaatatttgGATTCTTCAATAAAGCTTCATGTCTTCGGATATAATGTTGAATCAACTCATCGCGTTTTCGCCTCTTCCATTCTTCTACTAATTTCTCTTCTTCGTCTTCTACAGAAATTGCATTGATTCCCTCCATTATTGAAGGAGAGCATTGCATAacacaagaaaaaatattttttgacgaGCCACACCGATCATCCTTAATGCCATCAATACAAAAACTACAAGTACTAATTTTTTGAACCATAATTTTAATtcaaacacaagaaaacaaacacaactaGAGAAAATTATACAAAGTTTTGATAGTAAATGTCACACACACGAAGAGAAAGCTAGAGAAATACAAGAAGGGTTAATAGTGTTATAGTTTTACTATGGCTCTATTAGGGTGGGGGGTTGCAAATTATTATTTGTCGGAGCTGTAAATTTCGGAATTACTTGTATGTCAAGTCGTTATAACATTGTTGACGATTATGGAAGGTATTTGCATGTAACTTTAACTCTCTCTTCATTTTATTTGGCCTCTACATTTTTGGCAATAAATGAACTATTACCATACCAACAACTTAACAATTACACCTACGAGCATCTAAAATCTGATGATCTGTTTAATTATCACacaaaaaatatactatgagcacgtcactTGCAATTATAAAAGTTTTCAAATCGTAGCTCACACTGTCTCCACTAAAAGCTCTATAATTTAAATCAGAGAGAAACAACTACATGCGACATTCAGGGGCGGAGCTACCTTTCAAgtagggggttcatccgaacccctttgtcggaaaattatgttatatgtacatagttaaaattattttttatgtatatatagtagatgttgaacccctttcgGTTAGTTCGTACGTTCACTAATGAACCCCTTAGTGAAAATGTTGGCTCTGCCCCTGACAACATTAATGGTATATgtaaagaaacacaaaaaatgtAATGATGCAATGATAGCGGGACTTACGTATACACCTTCCAAGGCTTAGTGATTCAggataggacccatgggggttgcAACCCATATACTTTCTTAATCTCAACAAACCATATCGGTAATGACCTCAGCCAAGGTTTCCAATACCTCATAATCCACATTGCCCAAAgaattttataaaagaatttcCATTTTCTTTCGAAATCGTAATGCCTCAGTAGTATCAagtattatgaatatataaaaatgatacgaggatataatgctcataaccaataaGTATGAAGATAAACATCAATATAGGTTTGAATGAGCTCAAAACTGCCCCATATGATTGATTCATGATATAAGCCATTATAGGACACCACTAGTATGTAGAGTCATGTAAGACATTAATAAAATCATCTAAAATTATTACTCAGGTATGACTCACATGATAAAGGCAATTGAATGCTCAAATAATGTCTATAATTTCTCTTTAAGCCTCCACTTGAGCGACACAGCAATAAATATGACAACTAATGCACAAGTAATGCCTGAAATCGTCAAATAAAGCCCTCGTACGGACATCACACTATTTACCACCTCTCAAGTCCATAATAatctcaaaaaattaattttcatgtcTAACATCCTAATCCATAGCATGCTTTAAAAGttcattaactacccaacctcAGTCTGAAAGAAGTTAAATCATAATCTACCTCGAAGTGAAAAAATTCAAGCCTAGAACCCTTCTCGTGGAGCTTTTTCTATTTGAACTGTCTTAACACGATCTAAGACTATTAAAAACATCATCTACGCATCAAAAAAGAGTTAATGATACTCATATCGACTATATTGAAAACTGGTTCAAAATGAGTTCGAAAATAAAAGAAgtagaatcaaaattttatttcaaaaatatatttctcaagATTATTGAACTCTATAGTTGAAACCCAAGCGAAAACAAGCTAAAAATGAGGCACAAATTGAAGAAAAACGTGGCTCAAAACGaactcttcttatttattttcttgtattcGGCATGGAGgtagaatttttttcaaaaatcatttgaatATATTTAACATAAAACAATGAGATCGAATTTAGTAAGGGTTGTGGGGTAagagaaagttttaaaaaaaaaattgtaactttttttaaaattaaaaaattgggtGCAGGGGGCGcggggggaggggagggggggTAGTAAaagaaatttctattttttataaaaataaattttaaaaattaaagtaaaataatttggcagagggggggggggggggtgggggttgGGTGGctaagaaacttttttttttttgggggtgtgggggggagggggaggaTAAAGGTGGGGTGATGATTTTGAGAGTGGTATAAACATACAACTTATTTTCTATACTTTGATTATCTTGAAAAAGTCTATTTtcctagaaaaaatattttctaaaattttagtcaaataaatatgaaaaaatagaaaaatatttttctcctcacTGAACACACCCTAAATGTAACAATGAAGATTTCTAGACATTTAGACATTTAAATCATCAGACATCACAGTATCGAATCCTCTAGactcaacaaataaaaaattttctagCCATTAGAtaatgttttctttctttcaatttaGATGACATCTTTTGAATTTCGTAATTCATACAAGTTTCTTTTTGaacataattttttcataatcttttatatattttgaattgtcAATTATTGCAACCTATAATACTCTTTCcttgtttttaaaaatataaattttattttaaaataatctgAAGATTGCATACttaattcaaacttaaatcattTAACTCTGTAAAAGAGAAAATTGCCACATGAATTTGCACAGGGCCGGGGAGTATTTGAAAAATTAAGTTAGAGCCGATTTTAAGtgaaataaatggtattcatTCACCAGATATCAATTATTTTACAAATGAAATTCATGcccaaataaaagtaaaatcttCAAATGCATTCTTTTAACCTCAACTTCAGAAAAGAAACACTtggttctttttttcttcaaatttgaatCAAATATAGACCAAATTTCaaagataagtgatatatttggTTGATTAATCCTGTCTTCACCATAGTGAAGAAGATAAGATACTTGAAAGCATCCAACTTTTAATCAACACATCTTTAcggttcttttttttcttcaaatttgaacCAAATATAGCCCAAATTTCaaagataagtgatatatttggTTGATTAATAATCCTCTCTTCATCCTAGTGAAGAAGATAAGATACTTACCCTGTGTTTTGCATGGTGGTTTGCCATATTTTAGTAATGTACCGTACTGTATTGGTATGGTATTATACTGTACAGTATAGTACACAATAAATTGTATCGCTGttgtttaataataattttattatttggtttgacaGTATGGTACACTATTGTAATtgttaaatttactaaaatatccttaattattatataattgttaataaaataattttctttctactaatttatatatcataaattatgccataataaatatattaagttattaaattcatgtaaattttaacaaagtcaataaaagagtagattaaaataaatataaccggattcattttttatagtaacaaatttcattttttttttgtgttttgagaCATGACAGCAACACAAGTACAAAATTTGAATATATCTTTTGTGTATGTTATGTGTGTTCggtatgaaataaaaaaaatactttttagaaaaataaattatttcttacttatttttgtGTTCGTTatgctattaaaaaaatattttctaaaaatatttgtgtatatttaacacaaaataatgaaaatgaatataataaaagGTGCGGGCGGGGTaagtaaaaaatgaaatttttttattaaaaaatatttgggggtgggggtagtgGAGTAGAGGgtcagattaaggaaaaagaattaaaaaaataaatttaacataacttttcatttttaccccccaaaaaaaaagaaaaaactgacctagtactccctccgtttcgttttagttgatcctctttctaaaaatatttgtttcaatttagttgtcccttttaatgaaattaagagtattttattatgttttttcaataCTACTCTCAACATTAAATGAgtaaacaaagtatatttactcaaatttatattttcaaagcagaATTAGtaagactaatttggtaaaataaacccctaataaatACTTTCTTAAGGAGAGTGTCAAGTTAAAAAAGGCAACTATTTtaaaacgaagggagtaatatcttttcaaaagttaattggttgtcaaatcataaaggtaaatttgaaaaaaaattcaatgattcacttattttgaaacaccaataaatactccaacaattcacttattccgaaacggagggagtacttttaaaaaaatatatataaaaataataatttattacacagagcaaaaataatttatttagattaggtgtaaatataaataaatttaattatataaagtCAAAAAATTTACGATTATCAAATGTGGAAAAAGGAGGGGTGGGGACCGAGACATTAGTGGAAAGAGGAATTGTGGGGACCACCTTAATTTTTATAAGAAAGTGAACAACATAATTATTTATTGTGTGGAAGGATAATTTTTCTGAAAAGTaacttttaattgatttgacaactaactgtattattttttcttgattttcgcGTAACACGTAagaaatttttacgttttacgtTTTTTACTAACACAACGTAAAACTTTCttacattttacaaaaaaatgtgtaaaatgtaagaaattttTACGTTTTTATAAAAGTTAACTCTATTAGTTGATCGttaataaaaaaagtgaaaaacgtaataaattattatgtttaacctattttagtaactttttaaatagatgacctatattgattattttttaaatttcgtgaCTCATTTTGATTCCAAGTTCGATGGTCAGTAGGTGGGGGGAGGGCTGGGGTGGatgtgggataagaaaaaaaaattatttttaaaaaaaatgagattgAGTTTAACAGGTTGGGATAagcaaaaaattatgaaattttctaggaaaaagaaaaatttttaaaaattggagGGAGGGGACAAGGGACGGTGGGGAGGGGGTGAGGCAGGTGGGTGGAGGTTAAGGTAGgaggtggagttaaataatataaggtgaaaaataaaataaaattatatagtaATATTGATTAAagacataattgaaaaaaataaacaaccatgGATACCACCAAATCGGTAGTTACATAAAGTGAGTATTTTCAATGTTATCAAACCatgaaatcaaatcatatcatattatatattttaaaaaataatccaaaCAAACGTGGTTCTCTTAATAAGTATACCATATCATACCTAGAAACCATCGTCCAAACAAAGTGTTAAAAGCATCCAACTATTATtcaacacatttttttttttattttttttttttgtataatcttAGCCTATTAAACAACACATCGGAATTTGGACAACATGTCTTTGACAAGAATGTCGGTAATACGACGATGAGCTTCGTCTGTCAAATGAATTCCATCCCAGTGGACATATTTTGCTGGATTCGAACAAGGATTGATTCCAGCTGCTCCACATACAGTCCCAAAGTTAAAATTGTATCGCCCTCCAGTTCCACAACATGCAGTAAGCAAAGTGTTCTGGTTAAATCCATAGGAAGAAGGGTTACGGATAAGAGTCAAAATGGCACCGTAGAAATCCCCGTACACAATGCTAACATTTGGGAACTGGTTTTGCAGATTCGCCAGAGCCCTGTTCAAGTACCTATTGTGATAGGCAGCAAAGTCGTTGAAGTTTCTCAAGCAGCCCAAATTGTCGTAAGCACTTGTATTATTATCAGGGAATGATGTCAGGTAGAGTGGGAGGCATCCTAAAGGGTAAATACTTGGAACCAACACGCGCGTGGCTCCCTGCTGAATCACATCTTTGATGCCTCTCATAATCCCAGCGACAACAAAAGGAACATAGGTCCTTACTTCTGGGATCTGCTTTCTCTGGAAGAAACAATTGTAGTAATCGTTTCCTCCCCATTCTCCCATTATAACAAGAGAGTTTCTGAGGGTCTCTGCACATCTAGACCCACAGGTGGACTGGAGATGGGTTTTGAACCAACCTAGTTGGTTCGACAACGGTGTGTTCCATGTGGGCAACCGAATATTTCGAGCGGCCCAGAAGGAAGTGTCGAGGGCCGTTGCACCAGCAACGGCGAAATTAACTCCTTGGGTGAAAGAAGCGCCTCTGTCTAAGTAAGCATTGAGGAAGGAGAGTTTGAAAGATTGAGAAATAAAGTCGGTAATGACGCGGCCGTTGGAGAAGCGGCCAGTGGGTCTTCTGAAGAAAGTCTCGCCATAAGGAGAACGGTCGGCGCGGAAGATGATGGAAGCGCCCGGCGTACGGATGACATTACCGGCGTCAGCGAGGGAGTCACCCAGTTGGTAAACAGATCTAATGTTGCATTTCGTTTGAGCAGATGAAGGAGAAAAGAAGGAAGCTGATAAAGTGATGAGTAAAAGGAACAAAGAACATTTGGTCAGAGAAAGAGAGGCCATTGAAGAATGTTTTGCTCCGAAGTAGTCCTCATGTGTTATTTATAATGCTACTTTTCAACCCAATTTACGTGGAGTTTCATTTTACGTGGCagaattataatttaatttcaatctttaaagttttttaatataaaatttatatatttgaaaataacataaaaatattatatgataaataattgagaaattaaaaaatatattttctctgttttaagaaaaataatctaaCTTGATTTGATAAAGTAAAGAAACTTTAATTCTTGTGATCTTATCTatattaaaattatgtcaaatatattaaaatatttttttattttataattttaaatatatcatatttaaaatttaaatcaatatattataaaaaaataaataaatcattctCTCTAAAATATGGAGAGAGCAAAAACAATTGCGATGGAGTAGAAGGGTAGGAAAGCTCTTAGCATGTAAGAACCTCAAAAAGCGATGCCGTTAGCTGTTCCCCCAGCTGGACTTGTCACTTTGTTTCTGTTCCCCATTTGTGCTTTTAGTTTTGTTTAATGCCAAAAATGATTAGTCCCCTTTTTGGCTTTTGACTCGTTCAATTTAACATCCAGTGGCTGGGAGTCAATAATGTGGAGCTATGATCTCCACGGTTAAAAAATATTCTGTCCATTTTATGCTTActcatttttattaattaattttaaaaagaatgttaCTTTCTCTATTTCATTTTGTATGTTGCCTTTTGATTGagcataaaatttaagaaataaatgataattttataaattttataatattgtccctcttaaaatttactttttaataatatttttttattaagtgggACTCAATTAGGATAAAATGGATATGTTgtcattaaatagttaccaaataagggaAGATGGTATTC is a genomic window containing:
- the LOC107849310 gene encoding acetylajmalan esterase, yielding MASLSLTKCSLFLLLITLSASFFSPSSAQTKCNIRSVYQLGDSLADAGNVIRTPGASIIFRADRSPYGETFFRRPTGRFSNGRVITDFISQSFKLSFLNAYLDRGASFTQGVNFAVAGATALDTSFWAARNIRLPTWNTPLSNQLGWFKTHLQSTCGSRCAETLRNSLVIMGEWGGNDYYNCFFQRKQIPEVRTYVPFVVAGIMRGIKDVIQQGATRVLVPSIYPLGCLPLYLTSFPDNNTSAYDNLGCLRNFNDFAAYHNRYLNRALANLQNQFPNVSIVYGDFYGAILTLIRNPSSYGFNQNTLLTACCGTGGRYNFNFGTVCGAAGINPCSNPAKYVHWDGIHLTDEAHRRITDILVKDMLSKFRCVV